One Qiania dongpingensis genomic window carries:
- a CDS encoding HPr family phosphocarrier protein codes for MRKINVTFDNVDMIEEFVHVVQDYQTDVDLKNGHCMVDAKSIVGVISMGLQKKMDLIIHTETCEELVERLGFCRVS; via the coding sequence ATGCGGAAAATCAATGTGACATTTGATAATGTGGATATGATTGAAGAATTTGTCCATGTTGTCCAGGATTATCAGACAGATGTGGACTTGAAAAACGGACATTGTATGGTGGACGCGAAATCAATCGTGGGCGTCATCAGCATGGGACTTCAGAAAAAAATGGATTTGATCATCCATACAGAAACCTGTGAAGAGCTGGTCGAACGATTAGGATTTTGCAGGGTTTCATAA
- a CDS encoding phosphatase — MEKFILDTHTHTVASGHAYGTVLEMAKAASEKGLELLAITDHAPKLPGTCGEMHFRNFKVIDKTLFGVEILMGAELNIIDYKGTVDMERDLLSKMAIGIASMHTVCLAPGTEKENTAGLLKAMENPGVHIIGHPDDGRYPIDYETLVREAKAQRVLIELNNSSLMPGSGRKNSVENLEKILSFCERYGQEIIVNTDSHFPTSVGCFDKARELLLKVRFPEELIVNTNTEKLKKYLNRSGL; from the coding sequence ATGGAAAAATTTATTCTAGATACTCATACCCATACGGTGGCCAGCGGACATGCTTACGGCACGGTTTTGGAAATGGCTAAGGCGGCTTCAGAGAAAGGGCTTGAGCTGCTGGCGATCACAGACCATGCGCCGAAGCTCCCGGGCACCTGCGGGGAAATGCATTTTCGGAATTTTAAGGTGATAGATAAGACGCTTTTTGGTGTGGAGATCCTGATGGGCGCAGAGCTTAATATCATAGACTATAAGGGAACTGTGGATATGGAGAGGGACCTTTTAAGCAAAATGGCCATTGGAATTGCCAGTATGCATACGGTCTGCCTGGCTCCGGGTACAGAGAAAGAGAATACCGCCGGGCTTTTAAAGGCTATGGAGAATCCAGGAGTCCACATTATCGGCCATCCCGATGACGGGAGATATCCCATAGACTATGAAACGCTTGTCAGAGAAGCAAAAGCGCAGCGCGTGCTGATCGAGCTGAACAACAGTTCTTTGATGCCCGGAAGCGGCAGGAAAAATTCAGTGGAAAACCTGGAGAAGATCCTGAGCTTTTGCGAGAGATACGGACAGGAGATCATCGTCAACACAGATTCTCATTTTCCCACTTCTGTCGGTTGTTTTGATAAAGCGAGAGAGCTTCTTTTGAAGGTGCGTTTCCCGGAAGAACTGATCGTCAACACGAATACGGAAAAATTAAAAAAATATCTTAATAGGTCTGGACTTTAA
- a CDS encoding YerC/YecD family TrpR-related protein, whose protein sequence is MNKKLKTEAVDHLFQAILTLKDVNECYTFFEDVCTINELLSLSQRYEVARMLRAKKTYLEIAEKTGASTATISRVNRSLNYGNDGYDMVFERLDEEERK, encoded by the coding sequence ATGAATAAAAAGTTGAAGACGGAAGCCGTGGACCACTTATTTCAGGCTATCCTTACTTTGAAAGATGTCAACGAGTGCTATACATTTTTTGAAGATGTATGTACGATCAATGAGCTTTTGTCGTTGTCTCAGCGCTATGAAGTAGCCAGAATGCTTCGGGCTAAGAAGACGTATCTGGAAATCGCGGAAAAGACAGGGGCTTCCACTGCAACCATCAGCCGTGTGAACCGTTCTTTGAATTATGGAAATGACGGATATGACATGGTGTTTGAAAGGCTCGATGAGGAAGAAAGGAAGTAA
- a CDS encoding SPFH domain-containing protein, whose protein sequence is MGLFGGQMANVVEWEEYRDDVIFWKWSNKEIKKGSRLIIRPGQDAIFMYNGKVEGVFRDEGSFDIESDIIPFLSTLKGFKFGFNSGIRAEVLFINTKEFTVKWGTRNAVNLPAAGLPGGLPIRAFGVFNCKISDHMTLIDKVAGIRGQYEVDDVRERVLAQLDPLLMKWISREGKDIFNLQANASDIGKGICTDLDMEMRKIGIAITGFSIQSVSYPDEVQKMINKTASQSMIGDMGRYQQAAMANSMEKGGAGGHMAADMAGMQMGMMMGQQMANQMRQGMEGGFGTAGGQKTGETSSGKADDGKKPNFCPNCGTKTNGANFCPNCGQKL, encoded by the coding sequence ATGGGACTTTTTGGCGGCCAGATGGCCAATGTAGTGGAATGGGAAGAATACCGCGATGACGTTATTTTCTGGAAATGGAGCAACAAGGAGATAAAAAAAGGCAGCCGCCTGATCATCCGCCCCGGCCAGGACGCGATATTTATGTATAACGGCAAGGTGGAGGGGGTGTTCCGTGACGAAGGAAGCTTCGATATTGAATCGGATATCATTCCGTTCCTTTCCACATTAAAAGGATTTAAGTTTGGCTTTAACAGCGGCATCCGCGCCGAGGTGCTGTTTATCAACACTAAGGAGTTCACGGTGAAGTGGGGGACGAGAAACGCGGTGAATCTGCCGGCGGCAGGACTTCCCGGCGGACTTCCCATCCGTGCGTTTGGTGTCTTCAACTGTAAGATTTCTGATCATATGACTCTCATCGATAAGGTGGCGGGGATTAGAGGCCAGTACGAGGTGGACGATGTGCGGGAACGTGTTCTGGCACAGCTTGATCCTCTTCTCATGAAATGGATCTCCAGAGAAGGGAAGGATATTTTCAATCTTCAGGCGAATGCTTCGGATATCGGAAAAGGAATCTGTACGGATCTGGATATGGAGATGAGAAAAATCGGGATTGCCATCACAGGCTTTTCCATTCAGAGTGTTTCATACCCGGATGAAGTGCAGAAGATGATAAATAAGACAGCTTCCCAGAGTATGATAGGTGATATGGGCCGGTACCAGCAGGCTGCCATGGCGAATTCCATGGAAAAGGGCGGAGCAGGCGGACATATGGCGGCAGATATGGCCGGGATGCAGATGGGGATGATGATGGGGCAGCAGATGGCGAACCAGATGCGCCAGGGTATGGAAGGCGGATTTGGAACCGCAGGGGGACAGAAAACAGGTGAAACGTCGTCCGGAAAGGCAGATGACGGAAAGAAACCGAATTTTTGCCCGAACTGCGGCACCAAGACGAACGGAGCTAATTTCTGCCCCAACTGCGGTCAGAAGCTTTGA
- the mutY gene encoding A/G-specific adenine glycosylase, with the protein MEERILDRLYADMEVLEKENDAFPPVKRIKEASVPLLRWYRRHARTLPWRESPTPYHVWVSEIMLQQTRVEAVKVYYERFLAELPDIQALADVEEERLMKLWEGLGYYNRARNLKRAAGEAVLTYGGKLPDSYEELLKLPGIGSYTAGAVASIAYGLPVPAVDGNVLRVISRLLASKEDIMKLSVKKKMEELLMEAMPKENAGEFNQALMEIGALVCIPNGPPRCEECPLGGLCLAKRYQKTDSIPVKTPKKARKVQERTVLAVACGSKVLIHKRPDKGLLAGLYELPNTEGHLEEGQVYAYLGISEEDILVMERLPEAKHIFSHVEWRMIGYYIKLKEEYRKPGNLRDSLPGELVDKTDAESRYALPGAFKTYVRYLLH; encoded by the coding sequence ATGGAGGAACGGATTTTAGACCGGCTGTATGCGGATATGGAAGTTCTGGAAAAAGAGAACGATGCGTTTCCGCCAGTGAAACGGATAAAGGAGGCGTCGGTCCCGCTTCTCCGGTGGTACCGGAGGCACGCCCGCACACTTCCCTGGAGGGAATCTCCCACTCCTTATCATGTATGGGTGTCAGAGATCATGCTTCAGCAGACCCGTGTAGAGGCAGTCAAAGTATATTATGAAAGATTCCTGGCAGAGCTGCCGGACATTCAGGCTCTTGCGGATGTGGAAGAAGAGCGTCTGATGAAGCTGTGGGAAGGCCTTGGATACTATAACCGGGCCAGGAATCTGAAAAGAGCGGCCGGGGAGGCAGTCCTGACATATGGAGGAAAATTGCCGGATTCCTACGAGGAGCTTTTGAAGCTCCCAGGAATTGGTTCCTATACGGCAGGCGCGGTCGCATCTATCGCATACGGATTACCGGTTCCAGCGGTAGATGGGAATGTACTTCGGGTAATATCGAGGCTTTTGGCAAGCAAGGAAGATATTATGAAGCTCTCTGTAAAAAAGAAGATGGAAGAGCTACTTATGGAAGCCATGCCGAAGGAAAATGCCGGCGAATTTAACCAGGCGCTGATGGAAATAGGAGCTTTGGTGTGTATCCCGAATGGACCGCCGCGTTGTGAAGAATGTCCTTTGGGCGGTCTTTGCCTGGCCAAAAGGTACCAGAAAACGGACAGTATTCCGGTGAAGACGCCGAAAAAAGCCAGAAAGGTCCAGGAGAGGACAGTTCTGGCGGTAGCGTGCGGAAGTAAAGTTCTGATTCATAAAAGACCGGATAAAGGGCTTTTGGCCGGACTTTATGAGCTGCCGAATACGGAAGGGCATCTGGAAGAAGGACAGGTATATGCTTATCTGGGAATTTCCGAGGAGGATATCCTCGTTATGGAAAGACTTCCGGAGGCGAAGCATATTTTTTCACATGTGGAATGGCGGATGATCGGATATTATATCAAACTGAAAGAAGAATACAGAAAGCCGGGGAATCTAAGAGACAGCCTGCCGGGAGAGCTGGTGGACAAAACAGATGCAGAAAGCCGGTATGCGCTGCCGGGAGCCTTTAAGACATATGTGAGATATCTGCTTCATTAA
- the rlmD gene encoding 23S rRNA (uracil(1939)-C(5))-methyltransferase RlmD: MKKGDIFEGTIEKLIFPNKGILHIKGEPVMVKHVLAGQKIEAAAGRKKKGKLEGRLIRVLEASPLETVPNPCAHFGVCGGCSYQTIPYDGQLAIKEAMVKELIQDSCPEEIFEGIKGSPLQEGYRNKMEYSFGDEIKDGPLALGIHKRGSFHDIVTVRDCRIADQDFERILSGTLELCSSEGLPFYKKMKHLGYLRHLLVRKAWKTGEILVALVTSGQLENAFCAENREAGKEKENAFLERFSRMLQNLYLDGKLTGILHMRNDSQADVVKSDKTTVLFGQDHFYEELLGLRFEITPFSFFQTNSAGAEVLYRTAQEYVGDTKDKLVYDLYSGTGTIAQVLAPVSKKVIGVEIVEEAVEAAKKNAVLNGLDNCEFLAGDVLKTLDSIEEKPDLIVLDPPREGIHPKALPKIIAYGVDDIVYISCKPTSLARDLKVFTASGYEVKRACAVDMFPGTANVETVCLLSKLKIDYHIEVKIQLDDSGANGNSDSGCIGAFWDD, encoded by the coding sequence ATGAAAAAAGGTGATATTTTTGAAGGGACGATAGAAAAACTTATTTTCCCGAATAAGGGGATCCTGCATATAAAAGGAGAGCCTGTCATGGTTAAGCATGTGCTGGCGGGACAAAAAATAGAGGCGGCTGCGGGGAGGAAGAAAAAGGGAAAATTGGAAGGAAGGCTGATCCGCGTGCTGGAAGCGTCGCCTCTGGAAACAGTTCCGAATCCCTGCGCGCATTTTGGCGTCTGCGGAGGATGCAGTTATCAGACAATCCCTTATGACGGCCAGCTCGCAATTAAAGAGGCCATGGTGAAAGAATTAATACAGGACAGCTGTCCGGAGGAAATATTTGAAGGGATAAAAGGAAGCCCTCTGCAGGAGGGATACCGGAACAAGATGGAATATTCCTTTGGCGATGAAATCAAGGACGGTCCTCTTGCCCTGGGCATACATAAAAGAGGAAGCTTCCATGATATTGTGACGGTCAGGGACTGCCGGATCGCAGATCAGGATTTTGAAAGGATTCTTTCGGGAACATTGGAGCTTTGTTCTTCCGAAGGACTTCCCTTTTATAAAAAGATGAAGCATCTGGGGTACCTTCGCCATCTTTTAGTGCGTAAAGCCTGGAAGACGGGGGAGATTCTTGTGGCGCTGGTGACGAGCGGCCAACTGGAGAATGCGTTTTGTGCGGAGAACAGAGAGGCGGGAAAAGAAAAAGAGAACGCTTTTTTGGAGCGCTTTTCCCGTATGCTGCAGAATTTGTATTTGGATGGAAAGCTGACAGGCATTCTCCATATGAGAAATGACAGTCAGGCTGACGTGGTGAAAAGTGACAAGACCACAGTGCTGTTTGGTCAGGACCATTTTTATGAGGAACTGCTCGGACTGCGTTTTGAAATCACTCCATTTTCTTTTTTTCAGACCAATTCTGCCGGAGCCGAGGTATTATACCGCACGGCCCAGGAATATGTGGGAGATACAAAGGATAAGCTGGTCTATGATCTTTACAGTGGGACAGGCACCATTGCCCAGGTCCTGGCGCCGGTATCCAAAAAGGTGATCGGAGTAGAGATTGTAGAAGAAGCCGTAGAAGCGGCGAAAAAAAATGCTGTTTTAAACGGTTTGGACAATTGTGAATTTCTTGCAGGAGACGTTCTTAAAACTCTGGATTCTATCGAAGAGAAACCGGATTTGATTGTGCTGGATCCCCCGAGGGAGGGGATTCACCCGAAAGCACTGCCGAAGATCATAGCGTATGGCGTAGACGATATTGTCTACATAAGCTGTAAACCAACTTCGCTGGCGCGGGATCTGAAGGTGTTCACAGCCTCCGGTTATGAAGTGAAAAGGGCCTGCGCGGTGGATATGTTTCCAGGAACCGCAAATGTAGAGACGGTTTGTTTATTGTCCAAACTCAAGATAGACTATCATATTGAGGTGAAAATCCAGCTGGATGACAGCGGCGCAAATGGAAACAGCGATTCGGGATGCATTGGTGCATTTTGGGATGATTAA
- a CDS encoding DUF1836 domain-containing protein yields MKTNEKLIDDLLTKLRGLNYIHTKDIPDIDLYMDQVTTFMEQHLSFGKRHDDDKVLTKTMINNYAKNNLLPPPVKKKYSKDHLILLAFIYYFKGFLSIGDIQVLLSSLSEKYFSEDHDQLDKVYNEIVKIEKLQLVDLMKEVQSRFELSKRSFSSYPEEDKDYLQLFSFICTLSFDVYLKKQMIEQIIDEMRASEKKDSSADKKEK; encoded by the coding sequence ATGAAAACCAATGAAAAATTGATAGACGATTTGCTTACAAAACTCAGAGGGCTCAATTATATCCATACGAAGGATATACCTGACATTGACCTTTATATGGACCAGGTGACGACATTTATGGAACAGCATCTGTCATTCGGCAAGCGCCATGACGACGACAAAGTCCTCACCAAGACTATGATAAATAATTATGCGAAGAATAACCTCCTTCCTCCGCCTGTGAAAAAAAAATATTCAAAGGATCATTTGATACTGCTGGCCTTCATCTATTATTTCAAGGGATTTCTCTCCATTGGAGATATTCAGGTGCTGCTCTCGTCCCTTTCGGAGAAATATTTTTCTGAAGACCATGACCAGCTGGATAAGGTCTACAATGAGATAGTCAAAATTGAAAAACTGCAGCTGGTTGACCTGATGAAAGAAGTCCAGTCCCGTTTTGAACTGTCCAAGCGTTCTTTCAGCAGTTATCCGGAAGAAGACAAAGATTATCTTCAGCTCTTTTCTTTTATCTGTACGCTCAGCTTCGACGTATACCTTAAAAAGCAGATGATCGAACAGATCATCGATGAAATGCGGGCATCCGAAAAAAAGGACAGCTCTGCCGATAAAAAAGAAAAGTAA
- a CDS encoding Cof-type HAD-IIB family hydrolase: MKYQLLATDLDGTLVTDDKQITERTKAAIHAMIKQGGVLVLASGRPSYGVWHVARELGLDRDGGYILSYNGGELLDCRTGEAKFSVSIPSERIPEIIELSRRYQTAILTYEGSDIITENGDDIYVAGEARNVKMDVKEVPDLISYITFPIVKLMMVGSEEQILKMEPIVREALGSEFAVFRSEAYHLEILPAGIDKGTGLQRTMDHLKIPREAVISCGDYDNDIPMNEAAGFGVAMENGCPRIKELADFVTLSNEQDGVAEVIEKFML, encoded by the coding sequence ATGAAGTATCAGTTATTAGCGACAGATTTGGACGGGACACTTGTGACAGATGACAAACAGATCACGGAACGGACGAAAGCAGCGATTCATGCAATGATAAAACAGGGCGGGGTCCTGGTCCTGGCTTCCGGCAGACCAAGCTACGGCGTATGGCATGTGGCGAGAGAGCTTGGCCTGGACAGGGACGGAGGCTATATTTTGTCCTATAACGGAGGTGAGCTTTTGGATTGCAGGACGGGAGAGGCGAAATTTTCCGTCAGCATACCTTCCGAGAGGATTCCGGAAATCATAGAGCTTTCCCGCCGTTATCAGACTGCCATCCTCACTTATGAAGGAAGCGATATAATCACGGAAAACGGGGATGATATCTATGTAGCCGGCGAGGCGAGGAATGTGAAGATGGATGTGAAGGAAGTGCCGGATCTAATCTCCTATATCACTTTTCCCATCGTGAAGCTGATGATGGTCGGCTCGGAGGAGCAGATTCTTAAGATGGAGCCTATTGTGCGGGAGGCCCTTGGATCTGAGTTCGCGGTATTCCGTTCCGAGGCGTATCATCTGGAGATCCTGCCTGCCGGCATCGATAAAGGAACCGGACTCCAGAGAACGATGGATCATCTGAAGATTCCCAGGGAAGCGGTGATTTCCTGCGGTGATTATGACAACGATATCCCCATGAATGAAGCGGCGGGATTTGGTGTGGCTATGGAGAACGGATGCCCGAGGATCAAAGAACTGGCCGACTTCGTTACATTATCCAATGAACAGGATGGGGTGGCGGAAGTAATCGAAAAGTTCATGTTATAA
- a CDS encoding ATP-dependent helicase: MNNYDTLNPMQREAVETTEGPLLVLAGAGSGKTRALTHRIAYLIEEKGVNPWNIMALTFTNKAAGEMRERVDDLVEYGASSVWVSTFHSTCVRILRRHIECLGYTTNFTIYDSDDQKTLMRQVLKKLDYDTKIYKERALLSTISSCKDELISAEDFAAQTAGDFRQSKVADAYLEYQAQLKKNNALDFDDLIVKTVELFRTDPAVLDYYQERFRYIMVDEYQDTNTAQFRFVELLSSKYKNLCVVGDDDQSIYKFRGANIENILEFESAFPGAKVIKLEQNYRSTGNILNTANEVIRHNMGRKEKRLWTENEEGIPVHFRQYDTAYEEADAIAEDIAGRVAEGAQYSDFAVLYRTNAQSRLLEEKCVNRSIPYRLVGGVNFYQRKEIKDILCYLKTIDNGMDDLAVQRIINVPKRGIGATSIGKIMTYAEGNGLSFFEACRAAERIPTIGKAAGKIQGFVTQIQAFKSKLEYYSIEDLIDDIVESTGYKEELENDDTVEAETRLENIEELKSKAVDYEDGLEEGEEAPTLSGFLEEVALVADVDNMDDSENRVVLMTLHSAKGLEFLRVYLAGMEDGLFPGMMSINSDDPDELEEERRLCYVGITRARKELVLTCARQRMVNGETRFCKPSRFLAEIPPLCLERDEVPSMFTTGGRFGGDSVFGGARASEGRSGFGEGRRHDDNVFDLPKPGGKPWTAPPARRRNSPSGDSELKQSYMGKQFTVTKADGLSYEVGDRVRHVKFGEGTVADITEQKKDFEVTVDFDTAGRKRMYATFAKLVKI, from the coding sequence ATGAATAATTACGATACACTGAATCCCATGCAGCGGGAGGCGGTCGAGACGACAGAGGGCCCGCTTCTGGTACTGGCCGGAGCCGGATCAGGAAAAACGAGGGCGCTCACCCACAGAATTGCCTATTTAATTGAGGAAAAAGGGGTGAATCCCTGGAATATCATGGCCCTGACCTTTACGAATAAAGCCGCGGGAGAGATGAGGGAGAGAGTTGACGATCTGGTGGAATATGGCGCCAGTAGTGTATGGGTCTCCACGTTTCATTCCACCTGTGTGCGGATTCTGAGGCGTCACATCGAGTGCCTTGGATATACGACCAATTTTACCATATACGACAGCGACGATCAGAAAACGCTGATGCGGCAGGTGCTTAAGAAGCTGGATTATGATACGAAAATCTATAAGGAAAGGGCGTTGCTCTCCACCATTTCCTCCTGCAAGGACGAGCTTATCTCCGCGGAGGATTTTGCCGCGCAGACCGCCGGAGACTTCCGCCAGTCAAAGGTGGCGGACGCATATCTGGAGTACCAGGCGCAGCTGAAAAAAAACAATGCCCTGGATTTTGACGACCTGATAGTAAAGACGGTGGAGCTTTTCCGCACAGACCCGGCGGTGCTCGACTATTATCAGGAGAGGTTCCGCTACATAATGGTGGATGAATACCAGGATACCAATACGGCACAGTTTCGATTTGTGGAGCTTTTATCCTCCAAATACAAGAATCTCTGCGTGGTCGGGGATGATGACCAGTCTATTTACAAATTCCGGGGCGCCAATATTGAAAATATTTTAGAATTTGAGAGCGCGTTCCCGGGGGCAAAGGTCATCAAGCTGGAGCAGAACTACCGCTCCACCGGAAATATTCTCAATACGGCCAATGAGGTCATACGACATAATATGGGACGGAAAGAAAAACGCCTGTGGACGGAAAACGAAGAGGGGATTCCGGTCCATTTCAGACAGTATGATACGGCATATGAAGAAGCCGACGCCATAGCGGAAGATATTGCGGGAAGAGTAGCGGAAGGAGCGCAGTATTCAGATTTTGCGGTGCTTTACCGGACAAACGCCCAGTCACGACTTTTGGAAGAAAAATGCGTGAACAGGAGCATTCCCTATCGCCTGGTGGGAGGGGTGAACTTTTATCAGCGAAAAGAGATCAAGGATATTCTGTGTTATTTAAAGACCATCGATAACGGTATGGATGACCTTGCAGTCCAGAGAATCATCAATGTGCCCAAGCGGGGAATCGGAGCCACCAGCATTGGAAAGATCATGACCTATGCGGAGGGAAATGGTCTGAGCTTCTTTGAGGCCTGCAGGGCAGCGGAGCGGATACCGACCATTGGCAAGGCTGCGGGAAAAATACAGGGCTTTGTCACACAGATACAGGCCTTTAAGAGTAAATTGGAGTATTATTCCATCGAGGATCTGATTGATGATATCGTGGAATCTACCGGATACAAGGAAGAGCTGGAAAATGATGATACGGTAGAAGCGGAGACAAGGCTGGAAAACATTGAAGAATTGAAAAGCAAGGCCGTGGATTATGAGGACGGCTTGGAAGAAGGCGAGGAAGCGCCGACCTTAAGCGGTTTTCTGGAGGAAGTGGCACTGGTGGCCGACGTGGATAATATGGACGATTCCGAGAACCGGGTAGTACTTATGACCCTTCACAGTGCAAAGGGATTGGAGTTTTTACGGGTCTATCTGGCCGGAATGGAAGACGGCCTGTTTCCCGGCATGATGTCCATAAATTCGGATGATCCGGATGAACTGGAGGAGGAGCGGCGGCTTTGCTATGTGGGTATCACCAGAGCGAGGAAAGAACTGGTACTTACCTGCGCCAGACAAAGGATGGTGAACGGAGAGACTAGATTCTGCAAGCCTTCCAGATTCCTGGCGGAAATTCCGCCCCTTTGTTTAGAACGGGATGAGGTACCCTCCATGTTTACAACAGGCGGCCGGTTTGGAGGGGACAGCGTCTTTGGAGGCGCCAGGGCTTCCGAAGGACGCTCTGGATTTGGAGAAGGCCGCCGGCATGATGACAATGTATTTGATCTCCCGAAGCCGGGAGGAAAGCCGTGGACGGCCCCGCCCGCCCGCCGCCGAAATTCTCCGTCCGGGGATTCCGAGCTCAAACAGTCTTATATGGGAAAACAGTTCACGGTGACGAAAGCCGACGGACTTTCTTATGAAGTGGGTGACCGGGTCCGACACGTGAAATTTGGAGAGGGCACCGTGGCGGATATCACAGAACAGAAAAAGGACTTTGAAGTAACGGTGGATTTTGATACGGCAGGAAGAAAAAGGATGTACGCTACTTTTGCCAAGCTGGTCAAAATCTAG
- a CDS encoding sugar phosphate isomerase/epimerase family protein, producing MKAIYISHLVTDMEMKAVLEEWPGIGIETIEFGVGDNLDALDRTVKKYRMRMGGWLTERPFSVHGPFLDLNPGSYDSLIRETTMVRFLQAYEGAAMMKADRILFHTGFVPETCYETGWPDKAVEFWKRFLDEKGGKIPVHLENVLDLHWETAAYILDKVNCPYFTACVDIGHAAAYSEQSPLEWLSGLGSRIGHLHLHDNDGKEDLHQALGEGELPIRKVLKMAEACCPEASVTIENTDIRDIRESLRFLLPRGRENSADAFAAAPEAPENRNGDGPELPPVLNGSLNRVN from the coding sequence ATGAAGGCTATCTACATATCTCATCTGGTGACGGATATGGAGATGAAGGCTGTTTTGGAAGAGTGGCCTGGAATCGGGATTGAGACAATCGAATTTGGCGTTGGAGACAATTTGGACGCTTTGGACAGAACGGTTAAAAAATATCGGATGAGAATGGGGGGATGGCTTACAGAAAGGCCATTTTCGGTCCATGGGCCATTTCTGGACCTGAACCCGGGCAGCTATGATTCTCTTATCCGAGAAACGACCATGGTCAGATTCCTCCAGGCCTATGAAGGGGCGGCCATGATGAAAGCGGATAGAATCTTGTTTCATACCGGGTTTGTACCAGAAACCTGTTACGAAACAGGCTGGCCGGATAAGGCGGTGGAATTTTGGAAGCGCTTTCTGGATGAGAAAGGCGGAAAAATTCCGGTTCACCTGGAGAATGTATTGGATCTTCATTGGGAAACGGCAGCCTATATATTGGACAAAGTAAACTGCCCTTATTTTACGGCCTGTGTGGATATCGGGCACGCCGCTGCATATTCGGAGCAGAGTCCATTGGAATGGTTATCCGGACTGGGAAGCAGAATAGGTCATCTTCATCTGCATGACAACGATGGAAAAGAGGACCTGCACCAGGCTCTGGGGGAAGGGGAACTCCCAATAAGAAAAGTGCTTAAAATGGCTGAAGCATGCTGTCCGGAAGCGTCTGTGACCATAGAGAATACCGATATAAGGGACATAAGAGAGAGCCTTCGGTTTTTACTTCCCCGGGGCCGGGAAAATTCTGCTGACGCCTTTGCAGCGGCCCCTGAGGCGCCAGAGAACCGAAATGGTGACGGTCCGGAACTTCCGCCGGTGTTAAACGGAAGCCTTAACAGAGTTAATTAA
- a CDS encoding PspA/IM30 family protein: MGIIQRFKDIMTSNINALLDKAEDPGKMIDQYMRNLESDLGKVKAETASVMAEETRSKRELDECTAEIDKLQQYAEKAVMAGNDEDAKQFLAQKSSLVDKQASLQQAYSLAAENAGKMRQMHDKLCSDIALLDSRRDAIKAKVKVAKTQEKLNKMGASIDGAKGNLSAFDRMEEKANKMLDEANAMAELNKEPKSADMDALKSKYDSQPAAAVDDELAALKAKLGK; this comes from the coding sequence ATGGGGATAATTCAGAGATTTAAAGACATTATGACTTCTAATATCAACGCGCTTCTGGATAAAGCGGAAGATCCTGGAAAAATGATAGACCAATATATGAGAAATCTGGAAAGTGATCTAGGGAAAGTAAAGGCAGAGACAGCTTCTGTGATGGCAGAGGAAACCAGAAGCAAACGGGAGCTTGATGAATGTACGGCTGAGATCGATAAGCTGCAGCAGTATGCGGAAAAGGCTGTCATGGCGGGGAATGACGAGGATGCGAAACAGTTCCTGGCCCAGAAATCCAGCCTTGTGGATAAACAAGCTTCCCTCCAGCAGGCGTATTCCCTTGCGGCGGAAAACGCAGGCAAGATGAGGCAGATGCATGATAAGCTCTGTTCCGACATCGCCCTTTTGGATTCCAGGCGCGACGCCATCAAGGCTAAGGTCAAGGTTGCCAAGACTCAGGAGAAGCTCAATAAAATGGGCGCCAGCATCGACGGGGCCAAAGGAAATCTCAGCGCATTTGACCGCATGGAGGAAAAAGCAAATAAGATGCTCGATGAGGCAAATGCAATGGCAGAGCTCAACAAAGAGCCTAAGAGCGCTGATATGGATGCCCTGAAGAGCAAATATGATTCCCAGCCTGCAGCAGCAGTGGATGACGAGCTGGCGGCTCTTAAGGCAAAGCTTGGAAAATAA